A window of the Lactuca sativa cultivar Salinas chromosome 5, Lsat_Salinas_v11, whole genome shotgun sequence genome harbors these coding sequences:
- the LOC111881493 gene encoding aminoaldehyde dehydrogenase 2, peroxisomal: protein MPVINPATEQIIGDIPAATEEDVNVAVDAAHKALKRNGGKEWASASGAHRAKYLRAIASKIVEKKSELAKLEAIDCGKPLEEAAWDMNDVAGCFEYNADLAEELDRNQNASVSLPMDTFKCHLIREPIGVVGLITPWNYPLLMATWKVAPAMAAGCAAILKPSELASLLLHLN, encoded by the exons ATGCCCGTCATCAATCCAGCCACCGAGCAGATCATTG GGGATATTCCAGCTGCTACAGAAGAAGATGTTAACGTTGCTGTGGATGCTGCTCACAAAGCTCTTAAACGTAATGGAGGGAAAGAGTGGGCATCAGCATCAGGAGCTCATCGTGCCAAGTATTTGCGTGCTATTGCTTcaaag ATAGTGGAGAAGAAATCTGAATTGGCAAAACTTGAAGCTATCGATTGTGGCAAACCACTTGAAGAAGCAGCTTGGGATATG AATGATGTTGCTGGATGCTTTGAGTACAATGCTGATCTTGCTGAAGAGTTGGATAGAAATCAAAATGCATCTGTTAGTCTTCCAATGGATACATTTAAGTGTCATCTTATCAGAGAACCTATTGGTGTTGTTGGATTGATTACTCCATG GAATTACCCTTTGCTGATGGCCACCTGGAAAGTTGCTCCTGCCATGGCAGCTGGATGTGCTGCCATTCTCAAACCATCAGAATTAGCATCTCT CCTGTTACACTTGAACTAG
- the LOC111881481 gene encoding E2F transcription factor-like E2FE has translation MAIPSPSYSLATKEPASGSTTYCRKQKSLGLLCSNFLSLYNRDGVETVGLDDAASRLGVERRRIYDIVNVLESVGVLVRKAKNTYYWKGLGAIPKALEELKEEGFRNNDEPIDCKSGKVWEDDEDERFSNSSASFQEKADPDSMHKSLGLFKSENRKEKSLGLLTKNFLKLFLCTPSDTLSLEDAAKILLGDARNPSLTRTKVRRLYDIANVLSSMNFIEKIHHPETRKPAFRWLGMRSQSQSQTDSKTGLVHPESKKRAFGTDLTNTNISFKRTKTVLDVGVDQSVKLGVSHSGSDRLDLKDPTGLVHGESKEVKKSQDWESLASTHRPQYHNQALRDLFVHYMDAWSSWYSEVAEMDPIEAV, from the exons ATGGCGATTCCTTCGCCTTCATACTCCTTAGCTACGAAAGAACCGGCCTCTGGATCTACTACCTATTGCCGGAAGCAGAAATCTCTCGGTCTTTTATGTTCCAA TTTCTTGAGCTTGTACAATCGAGATGGAGTTGAAACTGTTGGATTGGACGACGCAGCATCAAGACTAG GTGTGGAGAGACGACGGATTTACGATATTGTCAACGTTTTGGAAAGCGTTGGT GTTCTTGTAAGAAAAGCAAAAAATACGTATTACTGGAAAGGACTTGGAGCAATCCCAAAGGCGTTAGAGGAGCTAAAG GAAGAAGGTTTCAGAAACAACGATGAACCGATTGATTGTAAATCTGGAAAG GTTTGGGAAGACGATGAAGATGAAAGATTCTCCAATTCTAGTGCTTCCTTCCAGGAAAAAGCAGATCCAGATTCCATGCATAAATCTCTCGGATTGTTCAAATCAG AAAACCGGAAGGAGAAATCTCTGGGACTTCTCACTAAAAACTTCCTCAAACTTTTCCTATGCACACCT TCTGATACACTTTCTCTCGAGGACGCTGCAAAAATATTGCTTGGAGATGCTCGAAATCCATCATTGACAAGAA CTAAAGTCAGACGGCTATATGACATTGCTAATGTGTTATCTTCCATGAACTTCATCGAGAAGATTCATCACCCAGAAACCCGAAAGCCAGCCTTTAGGTGGTTGGGTAtgagaagtcaaagtcaaagtcaaacagaTAGCAAAACAGGATTAGTTCATCCTGAATCCAAGAAAAGAGCATTTGGGACTGATCTTACAAATACAAACATTTCCTTCAAAAGAACCAAAACGGTTTTAGATGTGGGTGTGGACCAGAGTGTGAAACTGGGAGTTTCACACTCTGGGTCAGACCGGTTGGATCTGAAAGATCCAACCGGACTGGTTCATGGTGAGAGCAAGGAAGTAAAGAAGAGTCAAGATTGGGAAAGTCTAGCATCGACTCATCGGCCACAATATCACAATCAAG CGTTGAGAGATTTGTTTGTTCATTACATGGATGCGTGGAGTTCATGGTATTCTGAGGTTGCGGAAATGGATCCAATAGAAGCGGTTTAG
- the LOC111881491 gene encoding anaphase-promoting complex subunit 8, with protein MGVTKENCRNELRTAIRQLTDRCLYSASKWAAEQLVGIEQDPAKYPPSHTRLQRDCSSIRRRFRSTDETISTPIAGTSYVSTPVPEEESEAADSDFYLLAKTYFNCREYRRAAHVLSDQTGKKALFLRCYALYLAGEKRKEEETIELEGPLGKSDAVNSELVSIERDLSTVRKNNTIDSFGLYLYGLVLKEKGDQNLARTVLTESVNSYPWNWSAWLELQSLCTTIDTLNTLKLNNHWMKDFFLASCYHELRMHNESLSRYESLQSTFGFSNYIKAQIAKAQYSLREFEQVEAIFEELLRIDPYRVDDMDMYSNVLYAKECFSGLSYLARQVFMTDKYRPESCCIIGNYYSLKGLHEKSVMYFRRALKLNKNYLSAWTLMGHEYVEMKNTPAAVDAYRRAVDINPCDYRAWYGLGQAYEMMGMPYYALHYFKKSVFLQPSDSRLWIAMAQCYETDQLRMLEEAIKCYRRAANCNDREAIALHRLAKLHSELGESEEAAFYYKKDLERMEDEEREGPNMVEALLFLANYCRAQKRFEEAEVYCTRLLDYNGPEKETAKSLLQAIKYAQSGFPSMDVEHFPS; from the exons ATGGGTGTTACCAAGGAAAATTGCCGAAACGAGCTCCGAACTGCAATCCGTCAACTTACAGATCGCTGCCTCTATTCCGCTTCCAAATG GGCTGCAGAACAATTGGTGGGTATTGAGCAAGATCCGGCAAAGTATCCGCCTTCGCATACTCGATTACAGCGGGACTGTTCCAGCATTCGCCGCCGATTTCGCTCTACTGATGAAACAATCTCCACCCCTATCGCCGGTACATCATACGTCTCCACTCCAGTGCCGGAGGAGGAAAGCGAAGCCGCAGATTCCGATTTTTACCTTCTTGCAAAGACCTACTTTAATTGTCGAGAGTACAGGAGGGCTGCCCATGTTTTATCTGACCAGACCGGCAAAAAAGCTTTGTTCTTGAGATGTTATGCTCTTTATCTG GCTGGGGAAAAAcgaaaagaagaagaaacaatCGAACTTGAAGGTCCTTTAGGTAAAAGTGATGCAGTCAACAGTGAACTAGTCTCCATAGAAAGAGACTTATCAACAGTCCGAAAAAACAACACAATTGATTCTTTTGGCCTTTACTTATATGGTCTTGTCCTCAAAGAAAAAGGCGACCAAAATCTTGCAAGAACTGTATTAACCGAATCAGTCAACAGCTATCCATGGAACTGGAGTGCATGGTTAGAGCTCCAATCTTTATGCACCACAATTGATACACTCAACACTCTCAAACTCAACAACCATTGGATGAAAGACTTCTTTCTTGCAAGCTGTTATCACGAGTTACGTATGCATAACGAATCTTTATCAAGATACGAATCCCTCCAATCAACTTTTGGCTTTAGCAACTACATCAAAGCCCAAATAGCCAAAGCCCAATACAGCCTACGTGAATTTGAACAAGTGGAAGCCATTTTTGAAGAGCTTCTAAGAATCGACCCTTATCGTGTTGATGACATGGACATGTATTCCAATGTGTTGTATGCAAAAGAATGTTTTTCAGGCTTAAGTTACCTCGCAAGACAAGTTTTCATGACAGATAAATACAGACCTGAATCTTGTTGTATAATCGGGAACTATTATTCCTTAAAGGGTCTTCATGAAAAATCTGTTATGTATTTTAGACGCGCTTTGAAACTAAATAAAAACTATTTATCCGCATGGACATTAATGGGACATGAGTATGTGGAAATGAAGAACACTCCAGCTGCTGTTGATGCTTATAGAAGAGCTGTTGATATAAACCCTTGTGATTACAGGGCATGGTATGGGTTAGGTCAAGCTTATGAAATGATGGGAATGCCCTATTATGCCCTTCATTATTTCAAGAAATCAGTGTTTTTGCAACCGAGTGATTCAAGATTGTGGATAGCTATGGCTCAGTGTTATGAAACGGATCAATTGAGGATGCTTGAAGAGGCGATTAAGTGTTATAGAAGAGCTGCTAATTGTAATGATAGGGAAGCTATTGCTCTTCATAGGTTAGCAAAGTTACATAGTGAATTAGGGGAATCTGAAGAGGCTGCGTTTTATTATAAGAAAGATTTGGAGAGAATGGAAGATGAGGAGAGAGAAGGGCCGAATATGGTTGAAGCTCTTTTGTTTTTGGCGAATTATTGTAGGGCTCAAAAAAGATTTGAAGAAGCTGAAGTTTATTGCACTCGTCTTCTTGATTATAATGGccct GAGAAGGAAACAGCAAAAAGTTTGCTTCAAGCGATTAAATATGCACAATCTGGTTTCCCTTCAATGGATGTTGAGCATTTTCCTTCATAA